The sequence below is a genomic window from Bradyrhizobium septentrionale.
CCGGCGAATTGCAGCAGGTGGTGTGCCATCGATACAGCCCCTTGGGCGTCAGCCGCAGCCCGGCGATCTTGTCATGCCCCTGCACGAAGCTGAGCGACGCCGGGGCGACCTGGACGATGTCTGTGCCGCCGTGGACATCGAGCAGATCGGCCCGGCCGACCCGATGCATGAAGGCCTGGCAGTCGTCGCAGTAGCAGACGACGCGATTGACGGCCGTCGGTGCCGCGTTCGTGACCACGCCTCGAACCTCTCCGCAGCGGCAGCGCAACCCGATTTGAGTCCCCATATGTCCCCCGCCGTCACACAACCTCCAGCCTACACCGGGGCGAGCGCTTTCGGCCGCCGAATCGCCTGATTATTTCCGCTAGTTAATGTTCGCGCGGACTTGGCAGGCGAGCCTCCTGCTCCCATGTCCTGCGCGGGACTTTCTTCGGAGGTTGGTCATGTCCTATGGCAATGACGGCGGCACCTGGCGTAACGAAGCCTGGCGCAACGATGGCGGCGTTCCCCCGCATGCGTTCGATCCGCTGGTGCAGCCGGACTTGTTCCGCGGCGTGCTGACGCGACGCGTGTTCGCGTTCCTGATCGACCTCGTCGTGCTGGCGGTGCCGGTGATCCTGGCGGTGATCTTCATCGCGGTGTTCGGCGTCGTCACGCTCGGCCTCGGCTGGGCGCTGTTCTGGCTGGTGTCGCCGGCCTCGATCGTCTGGGCCATCGTCTATTACGGCGCCTCGATCGGCGGGCAGCACTCGGCCACCATCGGCATGCGGATGATGGATCTGGAACTGCGCACCTGGTACGGCGCGCGCGGTTATTTCGTGCTCGGCGCCACCCATGCGGTGCTGTTCTGGGTGACGATCTCGTTCCTGTCGCCGCTGGTGCTGCTGATCGGACTCGTCGGCGGCCGCCGCCGGCTGTTGCACGACATCATCCTCGGAACCGTCGTTATCAACAGCTCGGTCCGGACCCCGGTCAGCCCGGCCGCGCGGGCCTATTATTAGGCCCGCCTAAACCAATTGACCGTTAGCCTCCGGAGGGCGATGCTAACTCGGCTGCCTGTATTTTTTGTGGAGCCCGACGATCTGACGTGACCCAGCACTCGCGTGATACCCCCCAGTTCTATCTGACGGCGCCCTCACCCTGCCCGTATCTGCCGGGCCGGCACGAGCGCAAGGTTTTCACGCACCTGGTCGGCGACAAAGCGGGCGATCTCAACGACTTGCTGACCCATGGCGGCTTTCGCCGCAGCCAATCGATCGCCTACCGCCCGGCCTGCGACGCCTGCCGGGCCTGCGTCTCGGTCCGGGTCGTCGCCAATGAATTCCGCCCCTCCCGCAACTTCCGCAAGGTGCTGGCCCGCAACGCCGACATCATCGGCGAGCAGCGCACGGCGGTGCCGACATCAGAGCAATATTCGGTGTTCCGGGCCTATCTCGACCGCCGCCACCGCAACGGCGGCATGGCCGACATGACGGTGCTCGACTACGCGATGATGGTCGAGGACAGCCATGTCGAGACCCGGATCATCGAGTACCGCAAACGCAACGCCGACAGCGGCATCACCGGCCGCGGCGACGAGCTGATGGCGGTGGCGCTGACCGACGTGCTCAGCGACGGGCTGTCGATGGTCTATTCGTTCTTCGAGCCGGGGCTGGAAAGCCGCTCGCTCGGCACCTTCATGATCCTCGATCATATCGCCCGCGCCCGCCGCCAGGGCCTGCCCTACGTCTATCTCGGCTACTGGATCGAGGGCTCGAAGAAGATGGACTACAAGGGCCGCTTCCTGCCGCAGCAGCGGCTCGCGCCAAGCGGTTGGCTGCGCGTCGATGCCACGGGTGAAGCGCTGGCCGAGCCGCAGGACTAGAGCATTTTTGGTTCTGATTGAATCAGAACCGAAGCTCTAGATTCTTGTTTTGACGCGTTTTCTTCACGCGAACCGGCGTCCACTTCGCTTGAAAACGCTCTGGCGCGTCAGACGCTCTAGGTGCCGAAGAACGTATCGATCAGCAGCTTCACGTTGAGGATCACGATCAGCCCGGCGACGATCCAGGCCGTCACCGCGACCGGCAGCGAAATCGCGAACGTGCCCATCTTGCGCTTGTCGGACACGAAGCGCACCAGCGGGATCACCGCGAACGGCAGCTGCATCGACAGCACCACCTGGCTGAACACCAAAAGCTGCGCGGTGCCGCTCTCGCCATAGAGCGCGGCGACCACGATGACCGGGACGATCGCGATGCCGCGCGTCACCACCCGCTGCGCCCAGTTGGGCATCCGCAGGTTCAGAAAGCCCTGCATCACGATCTGGCCGGCCAGCGTCGCCGTCACCGTCGAGTTGAGGCCGGACGCGAGCAGCGCCACGGCAAACAGCGTCGAGGCGATGCCGAGTCCGAGCAGCGGCGACAGCAGCTCGAACGCCTGATCGATTTCGGCGACATCGGAATGGCCGCTCTTGTGGAAGGTCGCGGCCGCCAGCACCAGGATCGCGGCATTGACGAACAGCGCCAGCATCAGCGCGATGGTGGAGTCGGTGGTCGCCCATTTGATCGCGTCGCGCCGCCCCTCCTCGGTGCGCGGATAGGCGCGGGTCTGCACGATCGAGGAGTGCAGATAGAGGTTATGCGGCATCACGGTGGCGCCGATGATGCCGATCGCGATGTAGAGCATCTCCGGATTGGTGACGATCTCGCGCGACGGCATGAAGCCGCCGATCACGCCGGCAATCGGCGGCGCGGCGGCGGCGATCTGGACCACGAAGCAGACCGCGATCACGATCAACAGCGCGATCACGAAGGCTTCGAGGAAGCGAAAGCCGCGGTTCATCAGGAGCAGCAGCAGGAACGCGTCGAGCGCCGCGAGCAGCGCGCCGCCGATCAGGGGAATACCGAACAACAACTTCAGCGCGATTGCAGTGCCGATCACCTCGGCGAGGTCGCAGGCGATGATCGCGGCCTCGCAGGCGAGCCAGAGCACGAAATTCACCGGCCGGGAATAGGTGGCGCGGCAGGCCTGGGCGAGATCGCGATCGGTGGCGATGCCGAGCCTTGCCGCGAGTGCCTGCAGCAGGATCGCCATCAGGTTCGAGAGCAGGATGACCGACAGCAGCGTGTAGCCAAACTTCGATCCGCCGGCGATATCGGTGGCCCAGTTGCCGGGGTCCATATAGCCGACCGAGACCAGATAGCCGGGTCCTGCGAAGGCCAGGAGCCGCCGCCACCACAGGCCGCCGGTGGGCACCGCGACGGTCGCGTTCACCTCCGGCAGGCTGCGTACATGACCGGCGTCGCCGCGCCAGCCTCCTGGCACGGTGGCGGGAAGGGAAACGGAAGGCATTTCAGGAGTCCGAGCGTCCATCGTGCCAAGATGGCCGAACTCACTCGTTATTGCAACTCATTTGCAACTGCATCTGGGCTCACGAAAATGATAGCAGCCATGCCGCTTGTAAAGTACTGAGGAAGTGCTTTACGTTATCTGCATGATCAAGCTGCCTGTCGAGACGCCGACCGCAACGCTGCGCTACGCCCTCGCCCCCGACCCATCGGGCATCGAGGCGATCGAGGCGACCTTTGCGGCCTACGACCGGATGATGGCGATCCTCGCCGAGGTCGCCCCGGTCGGGGCCAACCTCGTCGCGCTGCACGCCCAGGCCTACGAGAGGATCCGCAAGGAGACCGGCCTGCCCGCCCGGCTGGTGACCCTCGGCCTGCGCGACCGCGCCAATTACGTCGCCGATACCGCCGTCCGCCGGATACCGCTCGACGACAAGTTGTTCGCGATCAAGGGTCCAACTTCACTGACCATCAGCACTGTCAGCGGGCGCGTGTTGGTGCCGTTCGACGTGCCGGGATATGTCTCGGGCTGGGAAAGCCCCTTCCCGGCGCATTTGATCTCGGACGGACGCGGCTACGAAATCCACATCGCCGTCAAATCGAAATCTGCACAACCGGAGGAGATGACCATGCTTCACGAAGGCATCCTTGCGCGCATGGGCCGGCTTCTTGCCGCCATCGCGAGCCAGACCATCGACAATGTCGAGAGCAACAACAAGGTCGCGCTGGTCAAGCAGGCGATCCGCGAGATCGACGCCGGCGCCGACGAGGCGCGCTATGCGCTCGGCAAATCGCGCGCCGAAGAATTCCGGTTGAAGAAGCGACGCGAAGAACTGGATACCGAAACGGCTGGTCTGAACGAGAAGATTCGTCTCGCACTTGCGGAAAATCGCGAGGATCTCGCGCGCGCCGGCGTCGCACGGCAAATTGATCTGGAGTCGCAGGTGATCGCGCTGGAACGCGCGATGGATTTCATCGAGCTCGAAATCGACGAGCAGACCAAGGCGCTGCAGGCCATGCTCGGCGCGCGGCGCGAGGCGGAAGCACGATTAACCGATCTCGAACAAAGCCTGCTGCGCGAGGCCAAGGACGAAACCAGCCGGGGTCCATCGACGACCAATACATTGAGTGCTGAGCGTGCCATGGCGGCGATCGCCCGGGTCACCGGTGTCCCCGCCTCCAGCGTGCTCGGCGACAAGGAGCTTGACGAACTCGATCGCTTGCACCGCGAAAAGGAAATCGCGGCGCGGCTTGAAAGGATCAAGTCAGAAAAATGAGTGCAGTTGGCGACATCCTGCTCGCCCCCGACGTGCGGCCGTTCGCGGTCGCGGCTGCGATCATGGTGGCACTTGGCGGCATCGAGCTGCTGACCACCATGGTCGGACTTTCGATCAGCGAACTCATCGGCAAGGATTTCGCGGTCGAGGCCGAGAGCCACAATGCTCTCAGTGGCCTGTTTCTCTGGATCAACGCCGGACGGCTTCCCCTCCTGATCCTGATCATCCTGATACTCGGCATATTCTCGATCGGAGGCTTCCTGCTTCAGGGCCTGGCGCATGCGGCAGGCACCGCGATCCCGGTCTCGCTTGCCGCGGTGCTTGCCGCCGCAGGCAGCATCCCGGTGATTAGAAATACCAGCCGCGGCCTCGCCCGCATCATTCCACGCGACGAGAGCTACGCGGTCAACGACAGCGACTTTGTCGGCAAGGTCGCAACCGTGTCGGTCGGCCCGCTCGATCAGGGCCTGCCCGGCAGGGTCCGTCTCAAGGATGTCTTCGGCAACTGGCACACCGTGTCGGCGCGTGCCAGCCCTGATTCCGGGGCGTTGCCGGTCGGCGCAAGCGTGCTGCTGGTCGACCGCGACGCCAAGAGCTTCATCGCGATTGCCGCTCCCGCCGACCTCATTGAACAACAACAATCTTCGAACAGGGCATAACATATGTGGGAACTTGCTGTACCCGTCGCCATTGGCGTCCTCGCTATCCTCGTCATTGGCCTGCTTTTCGCAAAACTTTACAAGCGCTCGACACGCGACGAGGCCTATGTCCGCACCGGCCTCGGCGGCCAGAAGGTGGTGCTCGACGGCGGCTCGCTCGTGCTGCCGATCTTCCACTCCACCGCCGCGGTGAACCTGAAGACGTTGCGGCTCGAGGTCGCGCGCGGCGGCCCGGACTCGCTGATCACCAAGGACCGCATGCGCGTCGACATCGGCGCCGAGTTCTATCTCCGGGTCAAACCGGACAGTTCGTCGATCGCGCTCGCCGCGCAGACGCTCGGCAACCGCACCAATGACGCGGCCGAGTTGCGCGAGCTGGTCGAAGCCAAATTCGTCGACGGCCTGCGCTCGGTCGCAGCAACCATGAACCTCGAGGAGCTTCAGGAGCAGCGCGCGACCTTCGTCAAGGCGGTGCAGGACGCGGTCGGCGCCGACATCCAGAATAACGGCCTCGAGCTTGAATCGGTGTCGCTGACGAGGCTCGACCAGAGCGACATCAAGCATTTCAACCCGAGCAATTTCTTTGACGCCCACGGTCTCACCACGCTGACCAAGATCACCAAGGAGCGCGAGCAGGAGCGCAACCAGATCGTCCGCACCACCGAGGTCAATATCGCCCAGCAGGACCTGGTGGCGCGGCAGACCACGCTGACGATCGAAAGCACCAAGCGCGAGGCCGAGCTCGCCCAGCAGCGCGACATCGCCAACAAGACGGCTGCAATGCGCGCACAGACGGCGCAGGTCGAACAGACCGCGTTGCAGAACGAAGCCGAATACCGCATCCAGCAGGAACTCGCGGTCGCCAACAAGCAGACCGAGGCCAACCAGGCCCGCGATACCCGCAAGATCGAGGCCGATCTCGCGGTCAAGCGCCGCAACACCGAAATGGAGCGCGACCTTCAGATCGTCGCGCAGGAAAGCGCGATCGCGGTCGCGGCCAAGAGCAAGGAGCAGTCGGAGGCCCAGACCATCGCCGAGACCGCGCGTGCGGTCGCGATCTCAGCCGAGGAAAAGGTCACCACCGCCCGCGCCACCGAGATCGCCGAGCGTGACAAGATCATCAACGTGATCGCGGCGCGCAAGGCCGCCGAAACCGACGCGATGCCGATCACCGTGATGGCGGAAGCCGAGAAGCAGGCAGCGGCCAACAAGGCTGAGGCCACCAATGTGCTGGCGAAAGCCGACGCCAATGCTGCCACCACCCGCGCCGCCGGCGTCAAGGCGCTCGGCCAGGCCGAAGCCGAGGTCGCAACATTGAAGGCCGAAGCACGCAACAAGCTAAGCGCCGAGATGATCGACTACGATCTCAACCTCGCGCGGATCAATGTGATCCCGAGTGCACTCGCCGAGGCGGTGAAGCCGATCGAGAAGATCTCCGACATCCGGATCTTCGACACCGGCAGCCTGCTCGGCCGCAGCGGCGCTAACGGCCACGCCAATGGCAATGGCGGCCTCGGGCTCGGCGACGGCCTTGCCGCGCAGTTGCTGTCGGTTTCGGCGTTCAAGCCGATATCGACAAGATCCTCTCCGAGGCCGGCTTTCCAGCCGGCCCCGACGCGCTCACCAGCCTGACCAGCGCGCTGGCGCAGCGCAAGGCCGAGGTCGCCTCAGTGCCTTCGACCGGCGCCGACAGCCGGCCTGCCACATTGGTTGGCACCATCACCGGGCAACTCGCCGCTGGTCCCACGCCGCAATGACGTGACCGCGCGCTGACATCAGCGACCAGGCCCGCCTTTCCCGGCGGGCCTTTGTTTTGGCGTTGTCGGGAAACGGGTGGGACCGGACGTGTTCCAACCCCACACTATGGCCGGATCGAATGTCCCCAAGGATTCTGCCATGTCCGCCGATGCGCCTCGCCTGCCGGCCACCTTCAATCGCCTCGCCTGGTCCAACCTCGCCGCGCAATCGGCCGAGCAGATCGCGCTTGCGGCTGCGCCCATCGTCGCCGTGCTGCTGCTCGGCGTCGGCGAAGGCCAGACCGGCCTGCTGCAGACCGCGCTGACGCTGCCCTTCATCCTGTTTGCGATCCCCGCCGGCCTGTTGGCCGACCGCGTGTCGCGGCGCTGGGTGATGGCCGGCTCCGAGGCGCTGCGCGCGGCCGCACTCGCCGCGATCCTGCTGCTGTTGTGGCTCGGC
It includes:
- a CDS encoding RDD family protein, with translation MSYGNDGGTWRNEAWRNDGGVPPHAFDPLVQPDLFRGVLTRRVFAFLIDLVVLAVPVILAVIFIAVFGVVTLGLGWALFWLVSPASIVWAIVYYGASIGGQHSATIGMRMMDLELRTWYGARGYFVLGATHAVLFWVTISFLSPLVLLIGLVGGRRRLLHDIILGTVVINSSVRTPVSPAARAYY
- a CDS encoding arginyltransferase; its protein translation is MTQHSRDTPQFYLTAPSPCPYLPGRHERKVFTHLVGDKAGDLNDLLTHGGFRRSQSIAYRPACDACRACVSVRVVANEFRPSRNFRKVLARNADIIGEQRTAVPTSEQYSVFRAYLDRRHRNGGMADMTVLDYAMMVEDSHVETRIIEYRKRNADSGITGRGDELMAVALTDVLSDGLSMVYSFFEPGLESRSLGTFMILDHIARARRQGLPYVYLGYWIEGSKKMDYKGRFLPQQRLAPSGWLRVDATGEALAEPQD
- a CDS encoding Nramp family divalent metal transporter, yielding MDARTPEMPSVSLPATVPGGWRGDAGHVRSLPEVNATVAVPTGGLWWRRLLAFAGPGYLVSVGYMDPGNWATDIAGGSKFGYTLLSVILLSNLMAILLQALAARLGIATDRDLAQACRATYSRPVNFVLWLACEAAIIACDLAEVIGTAIALKLLFGIPLIGGALLAALDAFLLLLLMNRGFRFLEAFVIALLIVIAVCFVVQIAAAAPPIAGVIGGFMPSREIVTNPEMLYIAIGIIGATVMPHNLYLHSSIVQTRAYPRTEEGRRDAIKWATTDSTIALMLALFVNAAILVLAAATFHKSGHSDVAEIDQAFELLSPLLGLGIASTLFAVALLASGLNSTVTATLAGQIVMQGFLNLRMPNWAQRVVTRGIAIVPVIVVAALYGESGTAQLLVFSQVVLSMQLPFAVIPLVRFVSDKRKMGTFAISLPVAVTAWIVAGLIVILNVKLLIDTFFGT
- a CDS encoding PspA/IM30 family protein codes for the protein MIKLPVETPTATLRYALAPDPSGIEAIEATFAAYDRMMAILAEVAPVGANLVALHAQAYERIRKETGLPARLVTLGLRDRANYVADTAVRRIPLDDKLFAIKGPTSLTISTVSGRVLVPFDVPGYVSGWESPFPAHLISDGRGYEIHIAVKSKSAQPEEMTMLHEGILARMGRLLAAIASQTIDNVESNNKVALVKQAIREIDAGADEARYALGKSRAEEFRLKKRREELDTETAGLNEKIRLALAENREDLARAGVARQIDLESQVIALERAMDFIELEIDEQTKALQAMLGARREAEARLTDLEQSLLREAKDETSRGPSTTNTLSAERAMAAIARVTGVPASSVLGDKELDELDRLHREKEIAARLERIKSEK
- a CDS encoding OB-fold-containig protein, with protein sequence MSAVGDILLAPDVRPFAVAAAIMVALGGIELLTTMVGLSISELIGKDFAVEAESHNALSGLFLWINAGRLPLLILIILILGIFSIGGFLLQGLAHAAGTAIPVSLAAVLAAAGSIPVIRNTSRGLARIIPRDESYAVNDSDFVGKVATVSVGPLDQGLPGRVRLKDVFGNWHTVSARASPDSGALPVGASVLLVDRDAKSFIAIAAPADLIEQQQSSNRA